The proteins below are encoded in one region of Thermodesulfobacteriota bacterium:
- a CDS encoding response regulator transcription factor has protein sequence MVVDINKAMAKEKILVVDDERDIIELIKYNLEMEGFRISYAYNGEDALRLAKREPPDLFILDLMLPEMDGLEVCRVLKKETKTNHIPVIMLTAKTGEPDIVVGLELGADDYITKPFSTRELVARVKAVLRRGSRHRDLKEKLVFGNLEVDSTNYRVTWRGNFLDLTPTEFKLFFFLVQRQGLVMTRQQILDGVLGDEAFVTDRAVDVHIRRLRMKLKGASPCIITRRGIGYMFQADIAEEEA, from the coding sequence ATGGTAGTTGATATAAATAAAGCTATGGCCAAAGAGAAAATCCTCGTAGTGGATGACGAGCGAGACATCATAGAGCTGATAAAATATAATCTGGAGATGGAAGGTTTCCGGATAAGTTATGCATACAATGGAGAAGATGCCTTAAGACTGGCTAAAAGAGAACCTCCTGATTTATTTATCCTGGATTTAATGCTTCCAGAAATGGACGGTCTTGAGGTCTGCCGAGTCCTTAAAAAGGAGACTAAGACAAATCATATCCCCGTTATTATGCTAACAGCAAAAACAGGGGAACCGGATATTGTTGTTGGATTGGAGCTGGGTGCAGATGACTATATTACAAAACCCTTCAGCACAAGGGAGTTGGTAGCAAGAGTAAAAGCGGTCCTAAGGAGGGGTTCCAGGCACAGAGACCTCAAGGAAAAACTCGTATTTGGCAACCTGGAAGTAGATTCGACTAACTATAGGGTTACCTGGAGGGGTAACTTCCTTGACCTCACGCCGACCGAATTTAAATTATTCTTTTTCTTGGTTCAAAGGCAAGGACTGGTTATGACACGACAACAAATCCTGGATGGAGTTTTAGGAGACGAAGCCTTTGTAACCGACAGGGCAGTTGACGTTCATATCAGAAGGCTTCGGATGAAATTGAAGGGAGCTTCTCCCTGTATTATCACCAGAAGAGGTATAGGCTATATGT
- a CDS encoding TdeIII family type II restriction endonuclease: MKNKKHITETIKFCLREKFLKYKPETDNMPFHYRLLGKDRMALFSFIQSLNTTFGTSIYEPVAKELAKGNFKEVYTQYVLGKTITEGAQNEIQKIMNDLSIGGDVNKSEETERIRKVSQKGTENKLKSVKVDLFLISKSDEVFMFDLKTVKPNKGDFISYKRNMLEWLAVYFFQHPKDKVNTLISIPYNPYEPEPYKRWTMKGMLDLKKEVMVADEFWNFLAGEGTYNDLLDCFEQAGIELRPEIDKYFKKFE; encoded by the coding sequence ATGAAAAACAAAAAACATATCACAGAAACTATCAAATTCTGTCTTCGCGAAAAATTTTTAAAATATAAACCTGAAACGGATAATATGCCTTTTCATTACAGGTTACTTGGAAAAGATAGAATGGCTTTATTTTCATTTATCCAATCTCTCAATACCACTTTTGGAACTTCAATTTACGAACCAGTTGCAAAAGAACTTGCAAAAGGAAACTTCAAAGAGGTTTATACGCAGTATGTACTTGGGAAAACCATTACAGAAGGTGCTCAAAATGAAATTCAAAAAATTATGAATGATCTTTCTATCGGAGGTGATGTAAATAAATCAGAAGAAACAGAAAGAATTAGAAAAGTATCACAGAAAGGAACTGAAAACAAACTCAAGTCTGTGAAGGTAGATTTATTTCTCATCTCAAAATCAGATGAAGTTTTTATGTTTGATTTGAAAACTGTTAAGCCCAACAAAGGTGACTTTATTTCATATAAGCGAAATATGCTTGAATGGCTGGCTGTTTATTTTTTTCAACATCCAAAAGATAAGGTAAACACTCTGATTTCTATTCCTTATAATCCTTATGAACCAGAGCCTTACAAACGATGGACGATGAAAGGAATGTTAGATTTAAAAAAAGAGGTCATGGTAGCTGATGAATTTTGGAACTTTCTTGCAGGTGAAGGAACATACAATGATTTACTTGATTGCTTTGAGCAAGCAGGCATTGAGCTAAGACCAGAAATTGATAAGTATTTTAAAAAATTTGAATAA
- the phoU gene encoding phosphate signaling complex protein PhoU, whose product MERQFEKELQDLRENLLKMGTLVEEAIANAVKSLVERDSDLARRTIECDCQIDQLEVKLEEKAVRLLALRQPMARDLRFIIKSVKIIASLERIGDHAVNISERALELNKEPPLKPYIDIPIMARAAQMMLKEALDAFINEDTALAFKVCHDDQLIDDLDDQILRELLTFMMEDPHTITRAVRIIQISKYLERIGDLATNIAESIIYMVEARDIRHGGYIKEDTTK is encoded by the coding sequence ATGGAAAGACAATTTGAGAAAGAATTGCAGGATTTAAGGGAAAATTTATTGAAGATGGGTACTCTGGTTGAAGAAGCCATTGCCAATGCAGTGAAATCTCTGGTTGAGCGGGATTCTGATTTGGCAAGGAGAACTATCGAGTGTGACTGTCAGATAGACCAACTGGAGGTGAAACTGGAGGAAAAGGCTGTTAGACTTTTAGCCCTGAGACAACCCATGGCACGAGACTTAAGGTTTATTATAAAGAGTGTAAAAATAATTGCATCCCTTGAGAGGATTGGAGACCACGCTGTTAATATCTCTGAAAGGGCACTGGAGCTGAATAAAGAACCCCCATTAAAACCGTATATCGATATTCCAATAATGGCAAGGGCAGCTCAAATGATGCTAAAAGAAGCGCTGGATGCATTTATCAACGAGGATACAGCCCTAGCATTCAAGGTATGCCACGACGACCAGCTAATAGATGATTTGGATGACCAGATACTACGAGAACTGTTGACGTTTATGATGGAAGACCCGCACACCATAACAAGGGCTGTCAGGATAATCCAGATATCCAAATATTTAGAAAGGATCGGCGATCTTGCCACCAATATCGCAGAAAGTATTATCTACATGGTTGAAGCCAGGGATATAAGACACGGGGGTTACATAAAGGAGGATACAACAAAATAA
- the pstC gene encoding phosphate ABC transporter permease subunit PstC, protein MTRSKKNFVDIFFLSISAIASLSVLLLIIGILYVLISESSPAIEKFGVWRFISSTDWNPVKGSFGAATTLFGTAITTVLSILIAVPVAIGIAIFVTEIAPSFLKGPIGAAIELLAAIPSIIYGMWGLFTLAPIMSNYIEPALQKSFGRLPFVGMLFEGTPMGIDLLTASVILSIMIIPFTASISRDAFNLTPTVTKESAYALGATKWEVVKNVVIPYSKLGVFGGIVLSLGRALGETMAVAFVLGNNHQITASLFDAAATITVTLANEFTEADSDIYLSSLFYLALILFVMSFVVLAIAKFFILKTEKGIK, encoded by the coding sequence ATAACACGTTCAAAGAAAAATTTTGTTGACATATTCTTCCTGTCCATTAGTGCCATTGCGTCCTTGTCGGTTCTCCTGTTGATTATAGGAATCCTGTATGTGTTAATCTCGGAATCATCTCCTGCAATAGAGAAATTTGGTGTATGGCGATTCATCTCTTCAACAGACTGGAACCCGGTAAAAGGGTCATTTGGAGCAGCTACAACTCTCTTTGGAACAGCGATAACAACTGTATTATCCATACTAATAGCTGTACCTGTAGCAATTGGCATTGCCATATTTGTAACCGAGATAGCACCAAGCTTCCTTAAAGGACCAATTGGCGCTGCCATAGAACTACTGGCAGCTATACCAAGCATAATATACGGAATGTGGGGACTCTTTACCCTCGCACCTATAATGTCCAACTATATAGAGCCGGCCCTCCAGAAGAGCTTTGGCAGGCTTCCCTTTGTTGGGATGCTCTTCGAAGGCACACCCATGGGTATAGACCTCTTGACAGCGAGTGTTATTTTAAGTATCATGATTATTCCCTTTACTGCCAGTATCTCAAGAGACGCATTTAACCTTACACCTACTGTAACAAAAGAATCTGCCTATGCACTTGGTGCAACAAAATGGGAAGTCGTTAAGAATGTAGTGATCCCCTATTCTAAGCTTGGTGTATTTGGTGGTATTGTCCTTTCTCTTGGAAGGGCACTTGGTGAAACCATGGCAGTTGCTTTTGTCCTGGGTAATAATCATCAGATAACTGCGTCTCTTTTCGATGCTGCAGCAACTATAACCGTAACGCTGGCAAATGAGTTTACCGAAGCAGATTCAGATATATATCTTTCATCTTTATTTTACCTTGCCCTAATCCTTTTTGTAATGAGTTTTGTAGTCCTTGCAATAGCAAAGTTTTTTATTCTAAAGACTGAAAAGGGGATTAAATAA
- the pstB gene encoding phosphate ABC transporter ATP-binding protein PstB, translating into MNDNNVKIEVKRLHFCYSGCKHTLEDISLSVYKNTVTALIGPSGCGKTTFLRCLNRMHDLYPGNRYEGEIWIDNKNILEKDIDHIGLRSKIGMVFQKPTPFPMSIFENIAFGLKLMGIRKKTEIADRVEKALKDAALWEEIGDKLNNFALSLSGGQQQRLCIARAIAVEPEVILMDEPCSALDPIATAKIEDLIAELTKRYTVVIVTHNMQQAARVSEYAGFFMMGKLIEFDTTQKIFTAPSNKMTEDYITGRFG; encoded by the coding sequence ATGAATGATAATAATGTCAAGATAGAGGTAAAGAGACTCCATTTCTGCTACTCAGGTTGTAAGCACACCTTGGAGGACATCTCGCTTTCTGTGTACAAAAACACGGTTACAGCCCTTATCGGGCCTTCTGGTTGTGGAAAGACCACATTCCTCCGATGTCTTAACAGGATGCATGACCTTTATCCAGGTAATCGCTATGAAGGTGAGATATGGATAGATAACAAGAATATCCTTGAAAAAGATATAGATCACATAGGATTAAGGAGCAAGATTGGCATGGTCTTCCAAAAACCTACACCATTTCCCATGTCAATCTTTGAGAACATCGCGTTCGGTCTTAAGCTTATGGGTATAAGAAAAAAAACTGAAATTGCCGATAGGGTTGAAAAGGCTCTAAAGGATGCCGCCCTGTGGGAAGAGATAGGGGACAAACTGAATAACTTTGCCCTCTCCCTTTCAGGTGGTCAGCAGCAAAGGTTATGTATTGCAAGAGCAATAGCCGTAGAACCCGAGGTCATTCTGATGGATGAGCCCTGTTCAGCCCTCGACCCCATTGCTACCGCAAAGATAGAGGACCTGATCGCAGAATTAACGAAGAGATATACTGTTGTTATAGTAACCCACAATATGCAGCAGGCAGCCAGAGTATCGGAATATGCAGGATTTTTCATGATGGGGAAGTTGATTGAGTTTGATACAACCCAAAAGATATTCACAGCCCCGTCAAACAAAATGACAGAGGACTATATCACAGGAAGGTTTGGATAA
- the pstS gene encoding phosphate ABC transporter substrate-binding protein PstS, giving the protein MNKILSVFTVLAVSLLSFGNSFADDTKLNGAGASFPYPVYSAWAYDYSKISGVKLNYQSIGSGGGIRQIINRTVDFGASDAPLKPDELEKDNLLQFPAVIGGVVIVVNIPGIKAGELRLDSNVLSKVYLGEISYWDDGKIKQLNPGKALLHKKITVVHRSDGSGTTAIFTDYLSAVSSDWKEKVGAGTSVKWTVGIGGKGNEGVANYVKRVGHSIGYVEFAYAKENNLSYTLLKNSSGNFVEPGFESFEDAARSANFDPKKDFYLWLNNAPGKNAWPIAGATFILLAKEKKESNINVVKFYDWAFKKGDQTAKRLIYIPLPLSLKNKIRGYWKTNRVY; this is encoded by the coding sequence ATGAATAAAATACTATCTGTTTTTACTGTATTGGCAGTCAGTCTTCTGTCCTTTGGCAACTCATTTGCTGATGATACCAAGCTAAATGGTGCAGGGGCATCATTTCCCTATCCTGTTTATTCTGCATGGGCATATGACTATAGCAAGATTAGCGGGGTAAAACTCAACTATCAGTCTATAGGTTCAGGCGGAGGAATAAGACAGATTATAAACAGAACCGTTGATTTTGGAGCCTCTGATGCGCCTCTCAAACCGGATGAACTAGAGAAAGACAACCTACTCCAATTCCCTGCTGTCATTGGAGGGGTTGTCATCGTGGTTAATATACCTGGTATAAAGGCAGGCGAACTGAGGCTCGATTCGAATGTGCTCTCCAAGGTCTATCTTGGAGAGATAAGTTACTGGGATGATGGGAAGATAAAGCAACTAAATCCGGGTAAAGCGCTCCTTCATAAAAAGATCACCGTTGTCCATAGATCCGATGGATCAGGTACAACCGCTATATTCACCGATTACCTGAGCGCTGTGTCTTCCGACTGGAAAGAAAAGGTTGGTGCAGGAACATCTGTAAAATGGACTGTTGGTATCGGCGGCAAGGGTAACGAAGGTGTAGCAAACTATGTAAAGAGGGTTGGGCATTCTATAGGATATGTTGAATTTGCTTATGCAAAGGAGAATAATCTTAGCTATACACTCCTGAAAAACTCTTCAGGCAATTTTGTTGAGCCTGGTTTTGAGAGTTTTGAGGATGCAGCACGTTCGGCTAACTTTGACCCGAAAAAAGACTTCTATCTATGGCTGAACAATGCCCCTGGTAAGAATGCATGGCCTATAGCAGGTGCAACATTTATACTCCTTGCAAAGGAGAAAAAAGAGTCGAATATCAATGTGGTTAAGTTCTATGACTGGGCATTTAAAAAAGGGGATCAGACAGCTAAAAGACTTATATACATTCCTTTGCCATTGTCGTTGAAGAATAAGATTCGAGGATACTGGAAAACCAATCGCGTTTATTGA
- a CDS encoding YgiT-type zinc finger protein yields MMLPFEKCPVCGGELKEKVVEKILQGGNHTAVLQIHAEVCLHCGERLYAEETVRLFEKIRNKLKRQDLSGFDPLGQAFAVDKEWLNKQIQPTAKSAD; encoded by the coding sequence ATGATGTTACCCTTTGAAAAATGTCCTGTTTGTGGGGGTGAATTAAAGGAGAAGGTAGTCGAAAAGATTTTACAAGGAGGAAATCATACTGCTGTTTTACAAATCCATGCTGAAGTGTGTCTCCATTGTGGTGAACGATTATATGCTGAGGAAACCGTAAGATTATTTGAAAAAATTAGGAACAAATTAAAAAGGCAAGATCTTTCCGGCTTTGATCCTTTAGGACAGGCATTTGCAGTAGATAAGGAATGGCTTAACAAGCAAATTCAGCCGACCGCTAAAAGCGCCGACTGA
- a CDS encoding class I SAM-dependent methyltransferase: MLKDQMENIYKNVKLEKIPWNIETPPRILQNLVENGKVKPCKTVELGCGAGNYVIYLSRMGFKATGVDFSDTAIEIAKNSSKAKGVDCNFIKADVLGDLDEIQGTFDFVFDWELLHHIFPESRKKYLDNVYKLLNQEGRYLSVFFSEDSPQFGGEGKYRKTPLDTVLYFSSEGEMEVLFDPIFKIEELKTVEIEGKFGVHKAIHAFLTKRP, encoded by the coding sequence ATGTTAAAAGACCAAATGGAAAATATATACAAGAATGTAAAACTTGAAAAAATTCCTTGGAATATAGAAACTCCTCCAAGAATTCTACAGAATCTTGTGGAAAATGGAAAAGTAAAACCATGCAAAACGGTAGAGCTGGGGTGCGGGGCGGGGAATTATGTCATTTATTTATCACGTATGGGGTTTAAAGCTACTGGTGTAGATTTTTCAGACACTGCAATTGAAATTGCAAAAAACTCTTCAAAAGCAAAAGGAGTAGACTGTAATTTTATCAAGGCAGATGTTCTTGGTGATTTAGATGAAATTCAAGGTACATTCGATTTTGTATTTGATTGGGAGTTGTTGCATCATATTTTTCCGGAATCAAGAAAGAAGTATTTAGACAATGTATACAAATTGCTTAATCAGGAAGGGCGCTATTTATCAGTTTTCTTCAGTGAGGACAGCCCTCAATTCGGCGGTGAAGGTAAATACAGAAAGACCCCTCTTGATACTGTGTTATATTTCTCGTCCGAAGGCGAGATGGAAGTGCTATTTGACCCTATTTTTAAAATTGAGGAACTGAAAACAGTTGAAATCGAGGGTAAGTTCGGAGTTCATAAAGCCATCCATGCATTTCTAACAAAAAGGCCATAA
- the pstA gene encoding phosphate ABC transporter permease PstA — protein MNTAQVRKLKNGIALTVCTLAAFLGLFWLFFIIWDVFFNGIGGLNLALFMNDPVPPGLEGGGLRNAFVGHLMITFFATLIGVPIGILGGTFLAEYARGRKIARLISVLSDIMVSVPSIVIGTFIYAVIVKPVGHFSGWAGAVALAIIMIPVVLRTTEDMLSLVPWTLREAAFALGAPYYKVIIHVIYRAAAAGILTGILLSIARVVGETAPLLFTSFNNSFFSANMNEPVSSLTVSIFQYAMGPYDSWHSQAWASSLMITVFILVLAVLGRLLLAWRYGKRPTI, from the coding sequence ATGAACACGGCTCAGGTCAGAAAATTGAAGAATGGTATTGCCCTCACGGTCTGTACCCTTGCCGCCTTTCTTGGTCTCTTCTGGCTTTTTTTTATAATCTGGGATGTCTTTTTTAATGGGATAGGCGGTCTGAATCTCGCTCTTTTTATGAACGACCCTGTCCCTCCCGGTTTAGAAGGTGGTGGTTTGAGAAATGCCTTTGTGGGCCACCTGATGATAACTTTCTTTGCCACCCTGATAGGTGTCCCAATAGGGATTTTGGGGGGAACATTCCTTGCAGAATATGCCCGGGGAAGAAAGATTGCGAGGTTGATAAGTGTGTTATCCGACATAATGGTGAGCGTCCCTTCCATAGTGATAGGAACGTTTATCTATGCGGTAATTGTTAAGCCTGTGGGTCATTTTAGCGGGTGGGCAGGTGCAGTGGCGCTTGCAATCATAATGATTCCAGTTGTCTTAAGGACAACAGAAGACATGCTCTCTCTTGTACCATGGACACTGAGAGAGGCTGCATTTGCTCTCGGCGCACCATACTACAAGGTAATTATTCATGTAATTTATAGAGCGGCGGCGGCAGGGATTCTTACAGGAATACTCCTGTCAATAGCCCGTGTGGTGGGGGAAACTGCACCGTTACTCTTTACATCCTTTAACAACTCATTTTTCTCGGCAAATATGAATGAGCCTGTCTCATCCCTTACAGTAAGTATATTTCAGTATGCTATGGGGCCTTACGATAGCTGGCATAGCCAGGCATGGGCATCATCACTTATGATAACTGTATTTATACTGGTGCTCGCAGTTTTGGGCAGGCTATTACTTGCATGGAGATACGGTAAGAGACCAACAATATGA